AAAGCTCTTACAAAGATCATTCATCTAAAAAAACCAAGACACCACGCAACACGTACGTACTCGACTATGAGTGACAATCATGCCAACATAGCCTTGTGCCCTGAAAATGCGAAAATCCCTCATCAACTAGGACCGAGAACATCACATATCCCGAAACATCCTCTAAGCCAAACGGGAGCGCTCATCCGGTCTAGCAGACTCTTAGCAAGTACCTCAATCACACGCTACAAAAGCCGTGCCTCCGTTGAATCGCCGAGCAATCTTTAGGGTAATTATCAGCATGGACTTTGTTGTTCCTGCCATCGATGCCCCCACGATGTCGATCAGACAGTGCCACCTATCGTCAATCATCACATGCTGACTGCCGAGACCCCGCTACACCATGCCGCCGAGACTCGTCGTTGTATATGATAGATAACACACCTCTCCAGCTTGGTTTCCACGCGAGGAACACACGGACACGGATGCCCAACCACCAAGCCATCCACACACCCATCCAGCGGATGAATGTATCCAAAGATGATGCCCCACGGGAGTGACAACATAGACGTCGCCATCATCTGATCTAGGAGGCCCCCGTAACGCCTCCGAAAAGGGGTACAACGCCCACAAGCGCCACCGGCAATGGTGGCCTCCCCCATATTTGAGGTTTCCCATGAAAAGAATGGAGCGATAGACGTCCCCACCATCGCCTCCAACGAGGAATACGACACCCACGAGCACCACTGTCGATGGTGGCACACGAGCACCACTGTCGATGGTGGCATTCTCACCCGCTTCAGCAGCTGCACCACTGTCTCCTCCTCACCGTGGACCACTGCACGCCACGAGCCAAGAGATACACTGCCAGGAAACCCCCGCAAGGCAGCACCACCACTGGTCGGATCCCTTTGCACCGAAGATGAAGACAACCAAAGGTGGAGAGGAGGCCACATTGCTGCGTGCCCAACGATATCACCACACAGACGTCGTTCTGAGGCGCCCAATCAAGTTTCAACGTCGCAGCAATGCCTTCGAGCCACAACGGAGGGACACCTCGCCGCCACCATCATCCTCCCGGCTTTGCCTGGCTGGGATCCAGCGGCGGTGGGAGGGGAGATGGGGAGGGCGGTGGCTGGGGTTAGGGGGCCAGGAGAGGGAGGAAAAACTATCCATGCACCTGCCTTGTGAAACACATATATGAGTCCCAACTGTTGGCAAAGTTAACCTTACATTGTAGCTATTTTTATAAGCTATGTGGGCCCCAGCTTATGGCTAAAGTGAACTTTATACGTAGATGATGACCTTATACGACTATACGAGGGTTGGAGAGGGTCTTGTGCATTTCTTATACGACTATACGAGGGTTCTTTGCAGCCCGGAGATTTGATTATAAAACGAACCAGTGCATTTAGTCGGTACTTCTGTACATACTATGTAAGCACGTGCTTTTCTTACGTGAGAGTGGTTTCGTAGAACTTTTCACCGTGGCTGCTAATACATGCCTACCTCATGCAGATAGAGCCATATGCATTTCAAAATCTACTCGCGTCTACCTTGTCCGAGCAGAATCGAGTGCATGCGCCATCAAAGATTGTTTCTCCCCCACAACTTGTTTTACTAATCTCTGCACCGGTTGTTTTCCCTTCGTCTTGTTCAACCTCTTTTACCAAGTTTTACTATTACTTCCTCCGTTTGAAAATGTAGGATGTTGGAGTACTTTCTTTAGTTCACCCATTTTAGTCTGTATTTAGTCTATTTCTAATATATAGATTCACTTTAGTTTGTATCTAATCTACATTATAAACACCTAAAACATCTTACATTTCCAAACGAAGGGAGTACTACATACCTACAACTCTACCTAGGATTGCATGTGGCGTCGAAGGAGGAATTACCAACCCTAGGATGAAACTTCAGCGTCTCCGATAGGGCAATTAGAATCCACTACTTATCGTCGAGATTTCTTTTAGGTGTGTCAACTAGGCTGCAGTTACTAGTTTTCTTACATCGGAAAACAAGCGCATTTACCAGGTTTATTTGCAGTCATGGGCGTGTCAAAGAAATGAAGAAAGGATGACTGCCACAAAAATACATTTTAGGGGTGTAGAACAGTTTATATTTTGGAAATTATATCGGGGGCACATTCGCTCTCAGGACGCGCTCCATCTTGTGGTCTCTTGCATGCGGAACCCCTCTCAGTTTCGGATGACATGCAAAAAAAAAGAGTAGTGCATGCAAAACCCCTCTCAATTCATGATGAAGTGCAAAAAGTGTGGTGCTACATAGACTTAAGAGAAAAATCAAAATACTAAGTGTGCATAGAAAAGGTGGTGTATTGGAAGCTCAAGTTGTGGTTTCAATTTGAGTTAAGTTCGTACGACGACTGCTTCAAAAGTAGATCCCATTTATATGTTTCTATAAAAAAAATCAGGCTCTTTTCTTGTGAGTGAAATAAGACACAAATTGTCAATCTACTTCGTAATTTGTTACCACGTAACCACTTTAATGTCGATACATCGGAAATTTGTTAAGTCTTCGGCTGGCAACTTTGAACTAACAAAAACAGGTTGAAACATTGAGAGATGCACTCTGGCTACCTTGCCAAAGCAAGTGCAATCTTGAAGGCAGATTGTAAACCTAGTGCAGCTTAGAGAGATAAAACACTCTAAAGTTCCAACTTGATAAATATTcacaataatatcaacatctttgGTTGTTAATACATGCACGCTAATTTCTTCCGCTGTTGATAGACATGCCAATTTCTGCCTTACCAGTTACTCCCTCCGTTTGGTGCAAGTTTACATTTAACTTTTGTCCTAAGTAAAACTATTTTAATTTAACCGATTTTATATAAAAAAACATGGGTATATTTATGACATGAAATTTCTATATTATGAAACTATGCTTCAAGTTGGATCTAGTGATAATATTATAAATGTAGCTATTTTTTAAATAAAATTGGTCAGAGCTTGATTTAGGGTAGAAAAGTTAAAATTACACTTACTATTTTCTTATTTCAGAGCGGAGGGAAGACAATATATTTTATATGCTCAAAACTATTTAGAGAAAACAAAAACATATCGTACAATGGATTACTGTTAGTAGAGTTCAAACGTTAAAAAATGACATATTGCCATCTCTATGTCAACTCTTAAACTTTTCTGTGCGAATGAGCAGAATGGATGAAGAGCACTTTAAAAACAATCCATATTTGAAATACTATCTCTATCTGTAAAGAGATATCGCCAATCAATCAAAATTTAAATATATCTGAATACTTTTTAGTGTATATATAAATATAAGGATTTGCTAGCTAGTTCTCAGCTGATAACTAGCTTTATATATTCGAATTTAAACCAATCTCCGGCATCTTATATGGACACGGTAATATTTGTTTGGGATGGGATGGCTATATAAGAGTGCTTAATCTCACCAACACTACCTTCCTAGCAGTACTGCCTGCATTTCCTCTCACCGTTGTTCCGCTGAAGCTTTGCACCAGGCCTACGTGTACGACATGCCGGCCGCCGTGGCTGCCCCCGCCTCCGGCGACGCAAACGTTGTCGAGGACCTCTTCGGATTCCTCCGCGTACTCAGCGACGGCTCCATCATCCGTTCGCCGGACGACCCGGAGTTCTCCCCAACCACTTTTCCCAGCGACCATCCGAGCGTGCAGTGGAGGGACGCCGTCTACGACAAGGCCAACAGCCTCCGCGTCCGCATGTACAAGCCGTCCGCCGGCGCCGAGCCGGTGGGCCGGAAGCTGCCGGTGCTCGTCCACTTCCACGGCGGGGGCTTCTGCCTCGGCTCGTGCACGTGGGGCAACGTCCACAGCTTCTGCCTCCGGCTCGCCACAGAGGCTGACGCCGTTGTTCTCTCCGCCGGGTACCGCCTTGCCCCGGAGCACCGCCTCCCCGCCGCTTTCGACGACGCCGAAGGCTTCCTAAAATGGCTAAGCGATCAGTCCGTAAACGCCGCCGCCTCCGACGGCTGGCTCACCGAGGCCGCAGACTTCGGCCGCGTGTTCGTCACCGGCGACTCCGCGGGTGGGACCATGGCGCACCACCtcgccgtgcgcgccggctcggcCACGCCCAAACGCGGCGAGGGCGACGTCGACCCTATCACGATCAAAGGGTACGTCCTGCTTATGCCGTTCTTTGGCGGCGTCCACCGATCGAAGTCGGAGGCGGTTGAGTTCCCACTGGAGGAGTTGCCGTTCGTCAACCTGGCCTTGCTGGACCAGTTCTGGCGGCTCTCGCTGCCTGTGGGCGCCAGCAGGGACCACCCTATAGCCAACCCGTTCGGACCGGACAGCCCTGGCCTAGATTCGGTGGAGTTCCCGCCGGtcctcgtcgtctccggcggcaccGACATTCTGCGCGACCGCAACGTCGACTACGCGGAGCGGCTGGCGGCGTTGGGCAAGCCAGTGAAGGCCATCGAGTTCGGAGGCCAGCCGCACGGGTTCTACACGCTGGACCCGTGGTCAGAGACCACCGGCGAGCTGATCCGGCTCATCGCCCGGTTCATCGTCGACAGCTGCGTCTTGGAGCCAAAGACCGCTTGAGTCGGTGCACACCGTGTACGTACGAGACTGGCGGCGAGTCCACGACTGCGGGTTATCTGCATATCCTTAATGTAAATTTTCGTATATTGTCGTGTACAAGTTGCAGTTAGAACGCCGTGTCTACTTGTCCTCGCATGTCAGTGATGTGATTTGTATCCCCCAACCCACCTAAGAAAAGTCATGTGTTTTGAGCGTCCGAAGTTGTTGGTATAGGACATGacaatctatctattatatactaaaagcaaaatatgaatgtctaaaatagagacaccacgttaatccacatcatcataACTATTTAAACAGTTAGATCTATAATTAGTGGCTGAGATTAAAAGATAAAAAGATTACGTACAACATTAATTATGTACAAACGAGGTAACAAACACAGACGAAATAATATGTCACGCGTGCAGGAAGCTAACCAAAAGCTGATTAATTATGGCAAATCCAGCTCCGTACGACACCAAAAGATGATTAATTGTGGCAAGTCCGGTTTCCATACGACACACCTGCGCCCGCAAAGAAAAGAAGCATAACTACCGTACTAGATTAAACAAAAATGATGGATACTGTCACGTCCGTATCTCCAAAGGACATTGCCTGTGCCTATTACAAAAACTGACTACACCAGCTAGATTGAACGTGGTGGTAGAAAAGTAGTACGATATGATACGACATGAAGAATAGGCCGGCTGGTCACTAGCTAGGTAACAATATTTGAACATGAATCTTGAACGTAGATAGTATTACTCTCTCTATTTTAAAATAACTtgctcaactttatctagatatagGAAGTATATACATTTGTAGACTTTTCAAAGATTTTGCAAATATATTCCAAGTTATTAAGCGCTTAAAGTGATGTTCAATTTAGGGGTTTTTTCTCGGCCCATACTTGGGGTATCTCACTGGAAATTGGTTATTTCGGTAGGTAAGTAAATATAGGTTATCTTCTTGAATTTGTGTGTAAGTTAAAACCTATGTACTACTTTATTAATATCACCACGTATAAAGGCACACATAATCTACAATATATTATTTTCTTATGGCAACAAAAAAATCTCCCAGAAATTATAAATGGTTAATGATATCTTCGGGACAAGTGATATTTTCTGATATAGCATTTTCTGGTGAATATAGAGCCATTCTAATTTCAATTTCATAATATATTTCAATAGAGTCGGAATAGACAAATTTTGACGTtgtcctcgcatttgcgagggccaccttgctagttgaCAAAATAGCAAATTTTGTTGTTATGCCAAGTCTTAGTCCAGTAGTAAAAGGAACAACTATAGTCCGGGAAATCTATTTTGGCTCATTCTTAGTGTAGATGTATCCACTGACCAGAAAACATATTTTGAAgtgtctgaaaattttgaaaaaagaaATATGGCTCTAAATCCAGACATCCTATGCTGGTACACAAAGTTTCACAAAAACAATTTTTTTGTGGCCAGTGTAATTTTTTCTCGGTGCTTCAAAATTACCATTCATGTGGCATTTATTTTTGTCCCTTTACACAATCCACACGAAATGTTCTTTTATCGTAAAAATTTATGTGTGAACATAGAATGTCTATACACACGAGATTTGTTTAAATTTTTTTGAACACTTTAAAATGCATCTTTCACAATAGGTGCATCTCGACCTAAGAGAAAACTAGTCCTACTAGCTCCTCGCGACCTGGAGTAACCCTAGCTAGTGGCACACCCCGAGAATTTCCAAAGCCTAGGTAAACAACAAATTTAAGGGCTTGGAATGTAACCTTTTTTTTCAAATTGCCCTAAAAGATACACTTATGTAGGGTGGTGTGCGGCCGAAAAGCTTCCTTTTTCCGAAACATAGTATAGACGCAGACACTCATAAATACGTACATACACTCATCCCTATAAAAATATgcacacaccctacccctataagCACATTTGAGAGACTGAGTCCAAGAAACTGATCCAATggatcttgagattgacgaagtaacCACAGACGCATCGCTATCGACATAAACATCGCTCTTCATTCAAGAATATTTCGCCTTTATAAGACACTAAAATATTCAACCTCATATATGAACTTTGGTGTGGCCGAAAATCTCGAACAGATGCCGAGACTAGATggttgttagagcatctccgcCGGCGGCCCCGATAGTGGCCCCGATAGCGTTTTGGGGGCCGGCAGCGAAAAATGGGTTCACACCGGTTCGCCCCAAACGGCATCGAcgctttttcgagcccaatattggtgaagggcgcgaatcgggcgcgccggcgcctcgcggaacgacggttttcgcgggtggggACGCCTTGTCATCGAGAGGACGCGACGATTCGCATCGAAAACGACGCGGGGAGGTTGGTCGTCGGTGttaattgttggagatatgcccaagaggcaataataaaatggttattataatatatctttgagtttatgataatgtttacataccatgctataattgtattaaccgaaatattgatacatgtatgttatgtgaacaacaaaaagtccctagtaagcctcttgtataactagcttgttgattaatagatgatcatggtttcgtgatcatgaacattggatgttattaataacaaggttatgtcattatatgaatgatgtaatggacacacccaattaagcgtagcataagatcacgtcattaagttatttgctataagctttcgatacatagttacctagtcctttcgaccatgagatcatgtaaatcacttataccggaaaggtactttgattacatcaaacgccactgcgtaaatgggtggttataaaggtgggattaagtatccggaaagtatgagttgaggcatatggatcaacagtgggatttgtccatcccgatgacggatagatatactctgggccctctcggtggaatgtcgtctaatagcttgcaagcatatgaatggttcataagagaccacataccacggtacgagtaaagagtacttgtcatgagacgaggttgaacgaggtatagagataccgatgatcaaacctcggacaagtaaaatatcgcgtgacaaagggaatcggtatcgtatgtaaatggttcagtcgatcactaaagtcatcgttgaatatgtgggagccattatggatctccagatcccgctattggttattggtcggagagaagtctcaaccatgtctacatagttcgcgaaccgtagggtgacacacttaaggtttgatgtcgtttaagtagatatggaatatggaatggagttcgaagtattgttcaaaGTCTCGgaagggatcccggacatcacgaggagttccggaatggtccggagaataagattcatatataggaagtcattttctaggtttgaaaatgatccggtattttctctagaaggttctagaaggttctagaagagtccagaAGGAataagcatggaaggtggagtcccagagggactccacccaccttggccggccagcctaaagggaggaggagtcccaagtggactcctccccatggtggccggccaccccaccaaggaaaggggggagtcccact
This region of Lolium perenne isolate Kyuss_39 chromosome 2, Kyuss_2.0, whole genome shotgun sequence genomic DNA includes:
- the LOC127333858 gene encoding strigolactones hydrolase CXE15-like; this encodes MPAAVAAPASGDANVVEDLFGFLRVLSDGSIIRSPDDPEFSPTTFPSDHPSVQWRDAVYDKANSLRVRMYKPSAGAEPVGRKLPVLVHFHGGGFCLGSCTWGNVHSFCLRLATEADAVVLSAGYRLAPEHRLPAAFDDAEGFLKWLSDQSVNAAASDGWLTEAADFGRVFVTGDSAGGTMAHHLAVRAGSATPKRGEGDVDPITIKGYVLLMPFFGGVHRSKSEAVEFPLEELPFVNLALLDQFWRLSLPVGASRDHPIANPFGPDSPGLDSVEFPPVLVVSGGTDILRDRNVDYAERLAALGKPVKAIEFGGQPHGFYTLDPWSETTGELIRLIARFIVDSCVLEPKTA